A genomic region of Pseudoalteromonas piscicida contains the following coding sequences:
- a CDS encoding chemotaxis protein CheB, whose protein sequence is MEIRCTNEIEDVCQVIGIGGSAGATSDFISICRLLNGEIIPPLVLVLHSSEIGGLALQQTLSNLIRYPVSIAIDGAPLEKNHIYIAPSRLHISISTDHCIRLDVGELIHGCRPAIDNLFLSIANVYQHRAIGILLSGANEDGVQGMLGLSQVNALTTILAPELCEFPQMVSAAKSTTKIDLELSHYSIAQLIAGASHGY, encoded by the coding sequence GTGGAAATTCGGTGTACAAACGAAATTGAGGATGTATGTCAAGTCATTGGTATCGGTGGCTCAGCCGGTGCGACGTCTGATTTTATTTCTATCTGTCGCTTACTCAATGGAGAAATAATACCGCCGCTGGTTTTAGTACTACACTCTAGTGAAATCGGTGGGCTTGCGCTGCAACAGACGTTATCTAACTTGATCCGTTACCCTGTCTCTATTGCAATAGATGGTGCGCCCTTAGAAAAGAACCACATATACATCGCCCCCTCACGCCTACATATCAGCATTTCAACGGATCACTGTATTCGATTAGATGTTGGTGAACTTATCCACGGTTGTCGCCCCGCCATTGACAATCTGTTTTTAAGTATTGCCAATGTTTACCAACATCGAGCAATTGGGATTTTACTCTCTGGTGCCAATGAAGATGGTGTACAGGGTATGTTAGGGCTGAGCCAGGTCAACGCCTTAACAACTATACTTGCACCTGAACTTTGTGAGTTTCCGCAGATGGTAAGTGCGGCAAAAAGTACGACAAAAATCGATCTTGAACTTAGCCACTATTCGATAGCACAACTTATTGCAGGAGCAAGTCATGGATACTAA
- a CDS encoding two-component system response regulator, which yields MPDYKKVSILVVDDDLVSRELIVECLKIYEFEQIVAGDSVAMAYDCLAKNRFDIVLMDIGLPDGSGVEVLTSIRAKHSAISLPVVMISGDDETNNVVKCLELGANDFVAKPINIQVLMARIGTILTIKRLKQDVDVANERFALAAKGAHDALWDWFITTDEIYLSARWKQILGLEEGEVEPDFSTFVTRLHDDDMLGFKRALRAHLSGVTDYFEYECRMQNKSGAFRWLLMRGSALRFDNGKPYRMAGSISDITERKVLDPLTQTLNTSAFLDKLDMYIQARKSKQLTSFAVVLISIDRYKLISDSYGHHFCDHMAVEVTNRVTSVLQPQSTLARVANDKLAFVIENPAPINEVLLWLNEEVLETMMVPLLAGEKKLHISFSASLVFDTHLYRYSHDILRDAEIALAGLIQQDGDRVRVFKPTQQVSLKDRVELEEAIHHAIEHDEFELYYQPKIDAHGTIQGAEALVRWRNQNNQFISPADFIPIAEQSGLIIGLGKLLFRQLCCFLAKCNDAGLTIQIAFNLSGKQFLDPRLCDFMFSTMDEWNISSQHIELEITESTILHDVESAVLILKEFQDRGITISIDDFGTGYSSLAYLKRLPIEKLKIDKSFVDDLPHSKDDVAIATAIINMAHALNLKVVAEGVENSDQFTFLTQLGVEMYQGFLFYKPMPEAAFLSVLDEQSKGNIDEAGT from the coding sequence ATGCCAGATTACAAAAAAGTGAGCATTTTAGTTGTTGATGATGACCTCGTAAGCCGAGAGTTAATTGTCGAATGCTTAAAAATATATGAATTTGAGCAGATTGTCGCTGGAGACAGTGTTGCTATGGCGTATGACTGTCTGGCAAAAAATCGTTTTGATATTGTTCTGATGGATATTGGTCTACCCGATGGGTCAGGGGTTGAAGTACTTACTTCTATAAGAGCAAAACACTCTGCTATTTCACTGCCTGTTGTCATGATTAGCGGTGATGATGAGACTAACAATGTTGTGAAATGTTTAGAATTAGGAGCTAACGACTTTGTAGCTAAACCTATAAACATTCAGGTATTAATGGCTCGTATTGGTACCATTTTGACTATTAAGAGACTAAAGCAGGATGTTGATGTTGCAAATGAACGCTTCGCACTTGCTGCAAAAGGAGCACATGATGCTCTGTGGGACTGGTTTATTACCACAGATGAGATTTACCTTTCCGCTAGATGGAAACAGATATTAGGGCTAGAAGAGGGCGAAGTAGAGCCCGATTTTTCCACATTTGTAACGCGCTTACATGACGATGACATGCTTGGTTTTAAACGAGCCTTGCGTGCACATTTGTCTGGAGTGACAGACTACTTTGAATATGAATGTCGAATGCAAAATAAAAGTGGCGCATTTAGGTGGTTGTTGATGCGCGGTTCCGCTTTACGTTTTGATAATGGTAAGCCCTATCGGATGGCCGGTTCAATAAGTGATATTACTGAACGCAAGGTACTGGATCCACTGACTCAAACTCTAAATACTTCGGCTTTTCTCGATAAGCTTGATATGTACATTCAAGCACGGAAAAGTAAGCAGCTTACTAGCTTTGCTGTGGTGCTGATTTCTATCGATCGCTATAAATTGATCAGTGACAGTTATGGTCACCACTTTTGCGATCACATGGCCGTTGAAGTTACAAATAGAGTTACGAGTGTACTACAGCCTCAAAGCACTTTAGCCAGAGTAGCAAACGATAAACTAGCGTTTGTTATAGAAAACCCCGCTCCTATAAACGAGGTGTTGCTATGGCTGAATGAGGAAGTATTGGAAACGATGATGGTGCCTTTATTAGCAGGTGAAAAAAAGCTTCATATTAGCTTTTCTGCGTCGTTAGTTTTTGATACGCATTTATATCGATACTCACATGATATTTTGCGTGATGCTGAAATTGCATTAGCGGGTCTAATTCAACAAGATGGTGATAGAGTCCGAGTCTTCAAACCTACGCAACAGGTATCTTTAAAAGACAGAGTAGAGCTAGAGGAAGCGATTCATCATGCCATCGAGCACGATGAATTTGAGCTCTATTATCAGCCTAAAATTGATGCCCATGGAACAATTCAAGGAGCAGAAGCTCTAGTAAGGTGGAGAAATCAAAATAACCAATTTATTTCGCCCGCTGATTTTATTCCGATCGCTGAGCAGTCAGGCCTAATCATTGGTCTAGGTAAGTTACTTTTTCGGCAATTATGTTGTTTCTTGGCTAAATGTAATGACGCCGGCTTAACGATCCAAATTGCATTTAATCTCTCTGGGAAACAGTTTTTGGACCCGCGATTATGTGACTTTATGTTTAGTACTATGGATGAATGGAATATTTCGTCGCAGCACATTGAGTTAGAAATAACCGAATCAACAATACTACATGATGTTGAAAGTGCTGTGCTCATTTTAAAAGAGTTTCAAGACCGGGGTATTACCATCTCAATAGATGACTTTGGCACCGGCTATTCTTCACTGGCGTATTTAAAAAGGCTACCTATTGAAAAGCTGAAGATCGACAAATCCTTCGTCGATGATTTACCACACAGTAAAGACGATGTGGCAATCGCCACCGCCATCATCAATATGGCACATGCGTTGAATTTGAAGGTGGTTGCAGAAGGGGTCGAGAATAGCGATCAATTTACTTTTTTGACTCAGCTTGGTGTTGAGATGTATCAGGGCTTTTTGTTTTATAAGCCAATGCCTGAGGCTGCATTCCTATCCGTATTGGATGAACAAAGCAAAGGGAACATCGATGAAGCTGGCACATAA
- a CDS encoding response regulator transcription factor — MPDYKKVSILVVDDDLVSRELIVECLKIYEFEQIVAGDSVAMAYDCLAKNRFDIVLMDIGLPDGSGVEVLTSIRAKHSAISLPVVMISGDDETNNVVKCLELGANDFVAKPINIQVLMARIGTILTIKRLKHNLGKS; from the coding sequence ATGCCAGATTACAAAAAAGTGAGCATTTTAGTTGTTGATGATGACCTCGTAAGCCGAGAGTTAATTGTCGAATGCTTAAAAATATATGAATTTGAGCAGATTGTCGCTGGAGACAGTGTTGCTATGGCGTATGACTGTCTGGCAAAAAATCGTTTTGATATTGTTCTGATGGATATTGGTCTACCCGATGGGTCAGGGGTTGAAGTACTTACTTCTATAAGAGCAAAACACTCTGCTATTTCACTGCCTGTTGTCATGATTAGCGGTGATGATGAGACTAACAATGTTGTGAAATGTTTAGAATTAGGAGCTAACGACTTTGTAGCTAAACCTATAAACATTCAGGTATTAATGGCTCGTATTGGTACCATTTTGACTATTAAGAGACTAAAGCATAATCTAGGCAAAAGTTGA
- a CDS encoding response regulator — MKLAHKLTVTFSSILLIVVFSSIFIYQKTVDVKTMREYLSDHVLPMVRSLGVIETELQTSLALLRGYMLLGNIETESKYFIAKRAKSWRIIDRQTTRLSEMKLSGRIAISLDELNAQLKQFREIQYDIENIAWSRENTVSKDLFTNSFKPSSQSLQESLSTLINTNQVPQQASIQLANLRYITTLIEAQLGYYLSGDFDGGESELYSKLGEFSSVIDSIDTSYQSTMGSSASWLNILRNKEIYVDSAKNIVAERNKKNWNKAQFILTNRAIPLVNDINLTVDELDQMMSIQEEEHVTALFDAENAILNIIWVTTLVAILLSLFVALGFSRFLTRSIGAIQHKSEELAQGFLDGERLTLSSNDELHELSTAVNTVSDNLKAILAKAQLMAQGELDVEFSQRSERDLIARTLSDMRLSFKQVEQQANQIAKHNYNIDIQQRGPKDRLSSALRDMLESLQRSEMENRAQSWIKNGLNQLNVELRSIDKTALLAEASIHYLASYTKACVGGIYLVEQDKCQLQASYAFDNRKQSTHTFEVGEGLVGQVMKEKKIVTFSPVPEGYIEVSSGLGKAQPTEIIFLPLLIEEDLKGIIEIAYSEKQDEVIQEFLAQSSESIAVMLNILQARQKVDELLEKTQKQSCLLEEQTQTLQSTQADLERKQDKLEQSNVDLEQKTVELEQKKEELEQRNLKLNTLKAELEARADELQLASKYKSEFLANMSHELRTPLNSLLLLAKGLMNNESGQLTDEDVESATIIHQSGNDLLSLINEILDLSKIEAGKLEIIKEEFSVNLLLENMKRMFTPVANGKNIHFEINDHCQGVLINSDRKRVEQVLKNLLSNAIKFTSEGKVTLSTEQITLEDMGDALEFIVRDTGIGISTSKLSLIFEAFQQEDGSTSRKFGGTGLGLTISRQLTELLGGLISVDSEVGKGSTFKLTLPLNGRASNVDIRSSKQTHLSVPDNLGDISRKIVEKSTSMLVGEQAGSVLESNEGMTKTEQAVEVPSKAEKVILVIEDNVQLAKIIAQMVAKHGFNSALAHSAADGFKLAVSMLPDGILLDVGLPDEDGVRLLQRLKRHPETMRIPVEIITGLEINVENVLQLGALGITNKPLKDDDIERLANQISVENQQHVMQLLMIASLVELKRLQTVFEQQNVALESCHDITTACKLFKEIKPHLILIDATCIRSEQLMKLFDAILEYDIPPKVLLYNAQSPEVLSQQLKAYQGHFVVSEDAQEAHLIQLTTLFMHRLESELPEMQRELLYQYQHNANSLKGKKVLLVDDDMRNTFALAKVLNKEGIEVSKACNGAEALELMTEQEFDLVMMDIMMPVMDGYEAIAKIRENDKWQTVPIIAVTAKAMATERVKCIDVGANDFISKPVDSKRLMSVLHVWLR; from the coding sequence ATGAAGCTGGCACATAAACTTACCGTTACATTTTCTTCAATTTTATTGATAGTGGTATTTTCTTCGATTTTTATCTATCAAAAAACGGTAGATGTAAAAACGATGCGAGAGTACCTTTCTGATCATGTGCTACCAATGGTCAGATCGTTAGGTGTAATAGAAACTGAATTACAAACTTCTCTCGCGTTGCTACGTGGTTATATGCTGTTGGGGAATATAGAGACTGAAAGCAAGTATTTTATCGCAAAAAGAGCTAAGTCTTGGCGAATTATTGATAGGCAAACGACACGCTTATCTGAAATGAAGTTAAGTGGTCGTATAGCTATTTCACTCGACGAATTGAATGCACAGCTGAAGCAGTTTAGGGAGATCCAATACGATATCGAGAATATCGCCTGGAGTCGTGAAAATACGGTCTCGAAAGACTTATTTACAAATAGTTTTAAACCCTCTTCTCAAAGCTTACAAGAAAGTCTGTCAACGTTAATTAACACGAATCAAGTGCCGCAACAGGCTTCTATTCAACTCGCCAACCTTCGCTATATTACGACGTTAATTGAAGCTCAACTTGGCTATTATCTTTCAGGTGATTTTGATGGTGGCGAGTCAGAGCTTTACAGCAAGCTGGGTGAGTTTAGCAGTGTTATTGACAGTATAGATACTAGCTATCAATCAACGATGGGCAGTTCCGCATCGTGGTTGAATATTCTACGCAACAAAGAGATATATGTGGATAGTGCAAAAAACATTGTGGCGGAAAGGAATAAAAAAAACTGGAACAAAGCGCAATTTATTTTAACGAATCGCGCAATCCCTTTAGTAAATGATATTAATCTAACGGTCGATGAACTCGACCAGATGATGTCTATTCAAGAAGAAGAGCATGTGACAGCTTTATTTGATGCTGAAAATGCCATCCTCAATATTATTTGGGTAACCACCTTGGTTGCAATACTTCTGTCTCTTTTTGTTGCACTGGGGTTCTCACGTTTTCTCACCCGCTCTATTGGTGCAATTCAACATAAATCAGAAGAGCTTGCTCAGGGGTTCCTTGATGGTGAACGACTTACTCTATCAAGCAATGACGAATTACATGAATTGTCCACAGCCGTAAATACAGTATCTGATAATCTCAAAGCTATTTTAGCTAAAGCACAACTGATGGCTCAAGGAGAGCTGGATGTGGAGTTTTCGCAAAGAAGCGAGCGAGATTTAATCGCTCGAACTTTGTCGGATATGCGTTTGAGTTTTAAGCAAGTTGAGCAGCAGGCAAACCAGATAGCCAAGCATAATTATAATATTGATATACAGCAGCGAGGACCCAAAGATCGACTCTCATCGGCGTTGCGCGACATGCTTGAATCATTGCAACGGAGCGAGATGGAGAATAGGGCCCAGAGCTGGATTAAAAATGGCTTAAATCAGCTAAATGTTGAGTTGCGTAGCATCGACAAAACGGCTCTGTTGGCTGAAGCTTCAATACATTATCTTGCGAGCTATACAAAAGCATGTGTTGGCGGCATATATCTCGTTGAACAGGATAAGTGCCAGTTGCAAGCTAGCTATGCTTTTGACAATAGGAAGCAGTCGACACATACATTTGAGGTTGGCGAAGGGTTAGTTGGGCAAGTCATGAAAGAAAAGAAAATAGTGACCTTTAGCCCTGTACCTGAAGGCTATATTGAGGTCAGTTCTGGCTTAGGTAAAGCTCAGCCAACGGAAATCATTTTTTTGCCATTGTTAATTGAAGAAGATCTAAAAGGTATTATTGAGATTGCATATAGCGAAAAGCAAGATGAGGTCATCCAAGAGTTTCTCGCTCAATCGAGTGAGTCTATTGCTGTTATGCTGAATATTTTGCAAGCGCGGCAAAAGGTGGATGAGCTACTCGAAAAAACGCAAAAGCAGAGCTGTTTATTGGAAGAGCAAACGCAAACACTCCAATCGACTCAAGCGGACTTAGAACGAAAGCAAGACAAATTAGAGCAAAGTAATGTTGATTTAGAGCAGAAAACCGTTGAATTAGAACAGAAAAAGGAAGAGTTAGAGCAGCGAAATCTCAAACTTAACACCTTGAAAGCTGAGCTCGAAGCAAGGGCCGATGAGCTTCAACTTGCGAGCAAATATAAAAGCGAGTTTCTAGCGAATATGTCGCATGAGTTACGTACACCACTTAACAGTTTGTTGTTATTGGCAAAAGGACTTATGAACAATGAGAGTGGGCAGCTAACAGACGAAGATGTCGAATCCGCAACCATTATTCACCAAAGCGGTAATGACTTACTCAGTTTGATCAATGAAATCTTAGATTTATCAAAAATAGAAGCTGGTAAGTTAGAGATCATTAAAGAAGAATTTTCAGTTAACTTACTGCTTGAAAACATGAAAAGAATGTTTACTCCAGTGGCAAATGGGAAAAATATTCACTTCGAAATTAATGATCATTGCCAAGGAGTGCTTATCAACTCTGATAGAAAGCGTGTAGAGCAAGTTTTGAAAAACTTGTTGAGTAATGCAATTAAGTTTACTAGTGAAGGAAAAGTCACTCTTAGTACCGAGCAAATAACCTTGGAGGATATGGGCGATGCGCTTGAGTTTATAGTAAGAGATACTGGTATAGGGATTAGCACGTCTAAATTGTCATTAATATTTGAGGCTTTTCAGCAAGAAGATGGCTCTACTAGTCGAAAATTTGGTGGTACTGGTCTGGGGCTGACAATTTCAAGACAGTTAACCGAGTTGCTAGGGGGACTGATATCTGTTGACAGTGAAGTGGGTAAAGGTAGCACTTTCAAGCTGACATTACCATTAAATGGGAGGGCCAGTAATGTTGATATTCGCTCGTCAAAGCAAACGCACTTATCTGTGCCAGACAATCTAGGAGATATCTCCCGTAAGATAGTCGAAAAATCGACTTCAATGCTAGTTGGTGAGCAAGCTGGTTCTGTCCTAGAGAGTAATGAAGGAATGACTAAAACAGAGCAAGCTGTTGAAGTGCCTTCTAAAGCAGAGAAAGTAATACTTGTAATTGAGGATAATGTTCAGTTAGCGAAAATAATTGCACAGATGGTAGCTAAACATGGCTTTAACTCAGCTCTAGCACACAGTGCGGCGGATGGCTTCAAGTTGGCTGTGTCTATGTTACCCGATGGTATTTTACTGGATGTTGGTCTGCCTGACGAAGATGGCGTGCGTCTGCTACAAAGATTAAAGCGTCACCCCGAAACGATGAGAATACCGGTTGAAATCATCACCGGGCTTGAAATAAATGTTGAAAATGTACTTCAGCTTGGTGCTTTAGGGATAACGAATAAACCATTGAAAGACGACGATATTGAGCGGCTTGCTAATCAGATCTCTGTTGAAAATCAACAGCATGTTATGCAGCTTTTAATGATTGCGTCATTGGTTGAACTGAAACGGTTGCAAACGGTGTTTGAACAGCAAAACGTCGCGCTTGAATCTTGTCATGATATTACCACTGCTTGTAAGTTATTCAAGGAGATTAAGCCCCACCTAATTTTAATCGACGCAACCTGCATTCGGTCTGAGCAACTGATGAAATTGTTCGATGCCATATTAGAATACGATATCCCACCGAAAGTTTTGTTATACAACGCGCAATCGCCTGAAGTCCTGAGCCAACAACTCAAGGCGTATCAGGGACATTTTGTGGTATCCGAAGATGCGCAAGAAGCCCATTTAATTCAATTAACAACATTATTTATGCATCGCTTAGAATCTGAGTTGCCAGAGATGCAAAGGGAGCTGCTGTATCAATATCAACATAATGCTAATAGCTTAAAGGGTAAAAAAGTGTTGCTAGTTGATGACGATATGCGCAATACCTTTGCTTTAGCTAAGGTGTTAAACAAAGAGGGAATTGAAGTAAGCAAGGCATGCAATGGCGCAGAAGCGCTAGAGTTAATGACAGAACAAGAGTTTGACTTGGTGATGATGGATATCATGATGCCCGTGATGGATGGTTATGAAGCTATTGCAAAGATACGGGAAAACGATAAATGGCAAACAGTACCTATAATAGCCGTTACTGCAAAAGCGATGGCAACTGAGCGAGTTAAATGTATTGATGTGGGTGCGAATGACTTTATCTCAAAGCCGGTTGATAGCAAACGCTTAATGTCAGTGTTACATGTTTGGTTGCGATAG
- a CDS encoding CheR family methyltransferase: protein MQSDAFSIGLVVRALEYKNGYVLERYSDDFLQQRIIKAGNELGVSHITELIPKILSGEKECSDVLAEVTINVTSMFRAPHVFKYLRALLSQNWDSNKQYKIAHIGCSTGEEVLSANIMLLELGMLGKTRSFAYDISPRAISVAKKSIYKISDFKEFTCNYFSAGGKQEFRNYFEYQSGVVHFNPALTEHTIFSVCDVTKALPEGEFDLVFCRNMLIYYTQHAQDEVLLTISKAMKKDAYLVVGESESLLNSRQFKELSSGNSVYKRN from the coding sequence ATGCAAAGTGATGCGTTTTCAATAGGTCTTGTAGTACGAGCGTTGGAATACAAGAATGGTTATGTACTTGAACGTTACTCCGATGACTTTTTACAACAGCGAATTATTAAAGCTGGAAACGAGTTAGGCGTGTCGCATATCACAGAGTTGATTCCAAAAATCTTATCTGGTGAAAAGGAGTGTAGTGATGTGCTCGCCGAAGTAACGATCAACGTTACTAGTATGTTTCGGGCACCACATGTATTCAAATATCTTCGGGCTTTACTCTCTCAAAACTGGGATAGCAATAAACAATATAAGATTGCGCATATTGGTTGTTCAACAGGTGAAGAAGTTCTTAGTGCAAATATTATGTTGCTTGAACTGGGTATGTTGGGGAAAACACGCAGCTTTGCCTATGACATAAGCCCGAGGGCGATTAGTGTTGCAAAGAAGTCGATATACAAAATTTCAGATTTTAAAGAATTCACGTGCAATTATTTTAGCGCTGGTGGAAAACAGGAATTTCGCAATTACTTTGAGTATCAATCTGGTGTGGTTCATTTTAATCCCGCCCTAACAGAACATACTATTTTTTCTGTTTGTGATGTGACGAAAGCCTTACCGGAGGGCGAGTTTGATTTAGTATTTTGCCGTAACATGCTTATTTATTACACTCAACACGCGCAGGATGAAGTGCTGTTAACAATTTCAAAAGCGATGAAAAAAGACGCATATTTGGTTGTCGGAGAGTCGGAGTCGTTACTTAATTCACGGCAATTTAAGGAGTTATCGAGTGGAAATTCGGTGTACAAACGAAATTGA
- a CDS encoding response regulator: MDTNLPKILLVDDRKENIIVLQKLLKNVAAERIEAASGNEALKKLVKHPDIFLVLLDVNMPDMSGFEVASLMRDDPALVATPIIFITAGEQSREDLIEAYQLGAVDFIHKPLNEDILLAKVNVFVELKRKEIELQHTMAQSEYWRCFNETVLNSVPSAIFISNGLPDLKAVNKPALDCSLKNELSDYLASQDTLVSKLKEKNNNRLVKTLWCPQEGTSLRTFTITLEQFQHNEQQQILVVLDDITEEERARRAAEEADQAKSTFLANISHEIRTPLNGILGMTSLLARESLSKKQADFLQTIHNSGEHLLSLINDVLDFSKIESGKMEFENISFDLNELVENCVMLYANKAQEKGLEIVYNIEANAQVTCIADKTRITQILCNLISNGIKFTKEGYVKIHVSKTGVELPHTVLRFSVKDTGIGIPKSGEHKLFDVFTQVESATTRKYGGTGLGLAICKSIVEALGGEIGWNSRQGKGSEFFFTLPVRVNPTTSSPYTQGELPALRGKTVVAVDDLSVNLEVIKHNLELWGMKVSTFQDPRDIEAIVSDAQSADLVILDYQMPEVNGIELAAQLKEKLIYGPPMMLFSSSTTLSNNARNLFEHIAYKPFRLSAFYDALMSTLFAGYRHESNSGSTQAIEQLPYLAENYPLKILVAEDNLVNIELMKHYLGACGYKADFAENGQIALDKLCEKQYDLILMDMRMPVLDGLQTTREVFRIYGDQAPQIVALTANATVADKKQCLATGMVDFLTKPVVEADLVSCLQKCSKKLRSEQVSTPPIESSECEATPKMTREPDSELLDIDRLNSLPLALLCNLSKSFERSIDEEISNLRSCLTSGDVGELAKLFHKVKGAAMNLGCSKLGQLSSKLQRECESNKQLPTPDVITDFEALCTTSLIELKCYLEYKGA; this comes from the coding sequence ATGGATACTAATTTACCAAAAATACTTCTCGTTGATGATCGCAAAGAAAACATTATTGTGCTGCAAAAGTTATTGAAAAATGTGGCTGCAGAACGCATTGAAGCGGCTAGCGGTAATGAAGCATTGAAAAAGTTAGTAAAGCACCCTGATATCTTCTTAGTCTTGTTAGATGTAAACATGCCAGATATGTCTGGATTCGAAGTGGCCAGCTTAATGAGGGATGACCCAGCCTTAGTTGCCACACCGATCATCTTCATCACAGCAGGTGAGCAATCAAGAGAAGACCTAATTGAGGCATATCAACTAGGTGCAGTCGATTTCATTCACAAACCACTTAACGAAGATATTCTACTTGCTAAGGTGAATGTGTTTGTTGAGCTAAAGCGAAAGGAGATTGAGTTACAACACACAATGGCTCAATCAGAATATTGGCGCTGCTTCAATGAAACAGTATTGAATTCAGTGCCTAGCGCTATTTTTATCTCCAATGGTTTACCGGATTTGAAAGCGGTTAATAAGCCCGCTTTGGACTGTAGTCTAAAAAATGAGTTGAGCGACTATTTAGCTAGCCAAGATACATTAGTCAGTAAATTAAAAGAAAAGAACAATAATAGACTCGTTAAAACCTTATGGTGCCCCCAAGAAGGGACATCACTGCGTACTTTTACTATCACTTTAGAGCAGTTTCAACACAATGAACAACAACAAATTTTAGTGGTGTTAGACGATATCACCGAAGAAGAGCGCGCGCGTCGCGCTGCTGAGGAAGCGGATCAGGCTAAGTCTACATTTCTTGCGAATATTAGCCATGAGATACGAACACCGCTGAATGGTATTTTAGGTATGACGAGCCTACTTGCAAGAGAGTCCCTTTCCAAAAAGCAAGCTGACTTTTTGCAAACGATCCACAATAGTGGTGAGCATTTACTGTCTTTGATTAACGATGTTTTGGATTTTTCAAAAATTGAGTCAGGGAAGATGGAATTTGAGAATATTTCTTTTGATTTGAATGAACTAGTTGAAAATTGTGTCATGTTATATGCAAATAAAGCCCAAGAAAAAGGCCTTGAAATTGTCTATAACATTGAAGCTAATGCGCAAGTTACATGTATTGCTGACAAAACTCGCATTACTCAAATTCTCTGTAACTTGATTAGCAATGGAATTAAGTTTACCAAAGAGGGATATGTAAAAATACATGTCTCTAAAACAGGTGTTGAGCTACCTCATACCGTGCTTAGATTTTCGGTAAAAGATACTGGAATTGGTATTCCTAAAAGTGGCGAGCATAAATTGTTTGATGTGTTCACCCAAGTTGAAAGTGCCACCACAAGAAAATATGGAGGGACAGGACTGGGGCTGGCAATTTGCAAGAGTATCGTAGAAGCTTTAGGTGGAGAAATTGGTTGGAACAGCCGCCAAGGCAAGGGGTCAGAGTTCTTTTTCACGTTACCTGTTAGAGTTAATCCAACAACAAGCAGTCCTTATACTCAAGGTGAACTTCCTGCTTTAAGAGGGAAAACCGTTGTAGCGGTAGATGATTTGTCAGTAAACCTTGAAGTGATTAAGCACAATCTTGAATTATGGGGAATGAAAGTTTCTACCTTTCAGGACCCTCGAGATATAGAAGCGATAGTGTCAGACGCGCAATCAGCAGACTTGGTGATTCTTGATTACCAAATGCCGGAAGTAAATGGTATTGAGCTTGCTGCGCAATTAAAAGAAAAGCTCATATATGGGCCACCAATGATGCTATTTTCGTCATCGACAACACTATCTAATAACGCGCGGAACCTTTTTGAGCATATAGCATATAAGCCTTTTAGGTTATCGGCATTTTATGATGCCTTGATGAGCACATTGTTTGCAGGTTATCGCCATGAATCCAATAGTGGAAGTACCCAAGCGATTGAGCAATTACCTTATTTAGCAGAAAACTATCCACTAAAGATCCTCGTAGCAGAAGACAATCTCGTTAATATTGAACTTATGAAGCACTATCTTGGAGCATGTGGCTACAAAGCGGACTTTGCTGAAAATGGACAAATTGCTTTAGATAAGCTTTGCGAGAAGCAATATGATCTCATATTAATGGATATGAGAATGCCAGTACTTGATGGATTGCAAACCACGCGCGAAGTGTTCCGTATTTATGGCGATCAAGCTCCCCAAATAGTGGCTCTGACAGCCAATGCAACCGTTGCAGATAAAAAGCAATGCTTAGCAACAGGTATGGTTGATTTCTTGACTAAGCCGGTTGTAGAAGCTGATTTGGTCTCTTGTCTGCAGAAATGCTCGAAAAAACTACGGTCTGAACAAGTTAGCACACCACCAATTGAGAGTAGTGAGTGTGAAGCAACACCTAAGATGACTAGAGAACCAGACTCAGAGTTATTGGACATTGATAGACTAAACTCTTTACCTTTAGCACTTCTGTGTAACTTATCTAAAAGTTTTGAGCGCAGCATTGATGAAGAAATTTCTAATTTAAGGTCTTGTCTCACCTCTGGTGATGTCGGTGAGTTGGCTAAGCTTTTTCACAAAGTTAAGGGAGCTGCGATGAACCTAGGGTGCTCAAAGCTTGGTCAGCTTAGTTCTAAATTACAAAGAGAGTGTGAAAGCAACAAACAGCTACCAACTCCAGATGTAATCACTGATTTTGAGGCCTTATGTACAACTAGTTTAATTGAGCTGAAATGTTACCTTGAATACAAAGGAGCATAA